The stretch of DNA aatccaattttttttttttaatctgattgaATTCATCCGATTTCTtcccaagtgggaatgagccctttcTTGCTTACATGATTTACTTCACATGGATAAACAGATATTAAGACTGTGATCCGCACCAAATCACCAGACAGGTTGATATGCTAGGTGGATGACGTGTGGATAACGCGTCCCTACATCATTCACACGGTCTCTCTGACATAACGCTCCTGCGCAGGTACGTCtgtgcagcgcaaagtactgcagtacgcaggcatcgggaaaggtcgggGAGCCTCGGCGcaggcgcactgcagaactttactCTGCGCTAGTCAGAGCAGAGATGTACGCCTGTGCATTTATGTGCTTAATCATCATTACTTAATATCACTTGTTGTCAACTGTCTCAAGAGAATTtcccaagaaaaacaatggtgtacttTGTTTTAACATACCTTTGTTCTTTCATTAGTTATCTACAAGTTTATGacgacttataaaatgtgttcaaagtgctgcccattgtgttggattgtcaatgcagccctcttctcgtactcttgacacactgatagcaacactgcagaagaaatgctagtctaagggggtcagattctttgtaggaatgctcggacctgacacccataatgtggtggtgcaccatcttgctggaaaaactcagggaacgtgccatcttcagtgcataaaaagGGCAACACATCAtgtatttcagatatccagtggcatagaggtctccattgatgaagaatggccccactatctttgtaccccatataccacaccataccatcaattatgggtgcctggtccaagcattcctacatgaacagtttcctggaacgtggattggtcgtcatgggccagttgaatggccaccaaagtCTCCCGATCCGACcctcttagacttttatctttggggtcatctgaaggcaattgtctatgctgggaagatacgagatgtgcagcatctgaaacaacgaatactggaagcctgtgctagcatttcttctgcggtgttgctatcagtgtgataAGAGTTGGAGAagatggttgcattgacaatccaacacaatgggcagcactttgaacacattctataagtggtcataaacttgtaaataactcatgaaagaataaagttatgttataaCCAAGCACCCCATTGTTTTTGTTGTGAAATTCACATGACCCTCTTACcataggaaaaaataaagttggatccaaaatggctgactttgaAATGGCCGAcatgatcaccacccatcttgaaaagtttccccccccatatactaaagtgccacaaacaggaagttatcaccaactattcccattatatttaggtgtatccatataaatggcccactctgtataTGTGCGGATATTGAGTGCTACTGAGTGCAGTGGGCAAAACTTAGATTACTGAGAAGACTTAATAGTCCTGCCAAAAATTATCTGTATTTAGTGCACACTTACATCCATAGACCGTGGAAATGTACCTGATTGTCTGATGTAGAGCCTTCCTGAGAGCTGATACAGCACAGAAAAAGTCTTGGACGTGGGACTGGGAGAACCTGATTATTGAGTATGCTAGTCTTAGCTCATTGGAGTGTAGATATGGTAGTAGAGTGACAAATGGGAGGagttgtagggcagtgcagcactgtggagagctttgtgggagaGTGCAATGACTGGTACTGGGTGGCGGCATCGGTGTAactgctggacagaaatatgagcctgactgctgcattcaggataATGACAAATGCATTTAGTGACAAGAGGAGCAATTAGTGACTTACAATTAGTTGTGAATTCAAGATGAAAAGGAATCAGAACAACAGTAACggcttttagttattttttttattaataataagatacaagggtaagggattaataaatccaggaacattatcaatagacgaaatcacagaaacattattaataataagatacaaggttaagggattaataaatccaggaacattatcaatagacgaaatcataggaacattattaacccctttctgacctcggacggtatagtacatccgaggtcagatcccctgctttgatgcagggctccgcggtgagcccgcaccaaagccgggacatgtcagcagatcgctgctatgtagcagaggcgatcgtgctgtgcctgcttctagcctcccatggaggctattgaagcatggcaaaagttaaaaaaaaaaagtttaaaaaaatgtcaaaaaaataaaaaaaaatataaaagtttaaatcacccccctttcgccccaatcaaaataaatcaataaaacaaatatcaaatctacacatatttggtatcgccgcgctcagaatcgcccgatgtatcaattaaaaaaaaaaagcattaacctgattgctaaacagcgtagcgggaaaaaaattagaaacgccagaattacgttttttttcgtcgccgtgacattgcattaaaatgcaataacgggcgatcaaaagaacgtatctgcaccgaaatgctatcattaaaaatgtcatcttggcacgcaaaaaataagccctcaaccgaccccagatcatgaaaaatggagacgctacaagtatcggaaaatggcgcaatttttttttttttttttttttttttagcaaagtttggatttttttttcaccacttagataaaaaataacctagtcatgttaggtgtctacgaactcgtaataacctggagaatcataatggcaggtcagttttagcatttagtgaacctagcaaaaaagccaaacaaaaaacaagtgtgggactgcactttttttgcaatttcaccgcacttggaatttttttcccgttttctagtacacgacatgctaaaaccaatgatgtcgttcaaaagtacaactcgtcccgcaaaaaaaataagccctcacatggccaaattgacggaaaaataaaaaagttatggctctgggaaggagtggagcgaaaaacgaacacggaaaaacaaaaaatcccaaggtcatgaaggggttaataataagatacaagggtaagggattaataaatccaggaacattatcaatagacgaaatcacagaaacattattaataataagatacaaggttaagggattaataaatccaggaacattatcaatagacgaaatcataggaacattattaacccctttctgacctcggacggtatagtacatccgaggtcagatcccctgctttgatgcagggctccgcggtgagcccgcaccaaagccgggacatgtcagcagatcgctgctatgtagcagaggcgatcgtgctgtgcctgcttctagcctcccatggaggctattgaagcatggcaaaagtaaaaaaaaaaaaagtttaaaaaaaatgtgaaaaaaataaaaaaaaaataaaagtttaaatcacccccctttcgccccaatcaaaataaatcaataaaaaaaatatcaaatctacacatatttggtatcgccgcgctcagaatcgcccgatgtatcaattaaaaaaaaaagcattaacctgattgctaaacagcgtagcgggaaaaaaatcagaaacgccagaattacgttttttttcgtcgccgtgacattgcattaaaatgcaataacgggcgatcaaaagaacgtatctgcaccgaaatgctataattaaaaatgtcatctcggcacacaaaaaataagccctcaaccgaccccagatcatgaaaaatggagacgctacgagtatcggaaaatggcgcaatttttttttaatttttttttagcaaagtttggaattttttttcaccacttagataaaaaataacctagtcatgttaggtgtctgcgaactcatagtgacctggagaatcataatggcaggtcagttttagcatttagtgaacctagcaaaaaagccaaacaaaaaacaagtgtggaactgcactttttttgcaatttcaccgcacttggaatttttttcccgttttctagtacacgacatgctaaaaccaatgatgtcgttcaaaagtacaactcgtcccgcaaaaaaataagccctcacatggccaaattgacggaaaaataaaatagttatggctctgggaaggagtggagcgaaaaacgaacacggaaaaacaaaaaatcccaaggtcatgaaggggttaataataagatACAAGGGTAAGGGATTAATAAATCCAGGAACATTATCAATAGACGAAATCACAGAAACATTATTAATAATAAGATACAAGGTTAAGGGATTAATAAATCCAGGAACATTATCAATAGACGAAATCATAGGAACATTATTAATAATAAGATACAAAGTTAAGGGATTAATAAATCCAGGAACATTATCAATAGACGAAATCATAGTCAGGAACAAAGCCGGGGTCAGGTACCAGGTGATCAGTAAAAGCCAATTCTGGTGAGCAGTATGAATACCGCGGCGCCTGGTGACAGGTAAAGATGTAACCTCAGAAGGCCACAGGTAGATGGTGAAGATCCTTCTATACAGGTccagcagtgatggtggatctgctggacttcaGGGCGCTAGATGTGGAGGTTTCCAGTCTTTTAGATGGTGCTGGGGCAACTGCAACAACATGTAAATGCgcgagcagccctggataatctACGCCGGCAGGATGATAAGAACCGGCGGAGGCGGGAACCTGTGAGAAAAGAAGTAAATATAATGTTAGTGACGGGACTCCATATTACACgatactactgtgcggtcactgcGGCCGAACGGCAGCGGAATCTTACTATACAGAGGTCAGGGGTcactgtcagccatcatacatatcccatcactgacagataaTATCTTCTACACATGGGTTTTTCTCATTGATTGACATCACACCACATTGAGCCGATTCTCACACTTACgttgtttcttttccttctttccttcaCCTTCTGAATTTTGTTGCGCTCTACTCAAAGGTATCGAAGGTATTCTGTCCTCGTGAACTGGAATATCTGATcagaatgtaaaaaaaccaaacatcaGTAACAATGTATTCTTATAGTATCTGCTTTGTATCTATAACGTAAAGTAAAGGGACGACTTATTACATGTCACTATTATGCAGTCACTGTGGCCAAACGGCAGAGAAATCTTatttataaagattttttttaaataattttttttttttttttttaaacagcgagGTGTCGcccctatttttgatagccagccaatgTAAAACAGACAGCggagggctagtattctcaggctggggaAAGTCCATGGGTATTTGGttctccccagcctaaaaaaaagCATCCCGCAGCTGCCccaaaaaaggtgcatctataagatgaaaAGTCCCTTACTTGTAAAAAGCACTCGCCAACCCTCTTTTATTCATTTTTAACCTTAAAAAAAATCCAAAGGGATCCACCGTAAATCGTTCTCATGTACCACAATGATCCCGGATAAGGTTACTAATGTCAGCGCTCGTCTCAGCAGCTGGATTCACACACTACTGTCATTGTGTTCTGGCTGGTACAGGCACCGGCTGGTGAGTACTATCATCAGCAATGCCTGCTATTGCTGCTATCAGCGAGATCAGGCAACGCTGATGACAGTAGTAGTTATCAGCTGACACCTGACCGACTGTAATCTTCTCACCGCCAGTAACAGACGCACACTCGCATGTTGTccagtgtgacagcgtgggaacccaCAGCGGTCAGCAATGCCCTGGGCTCTGACTGGTGGTGACTTCAGTATGATTGCCGCCAGTCAGAGCCGCTGTTTCCCATACTGTCACACAGAGGATGGCATGGGAACCGCGGGATCTTTGGGCCTCCCATTCACGTAAATGGGTTTCGAACCATGCACGTTCAGAATCCCATTTGGGGTATTATTCTGGTACTAAACCAAACTATTTTTTATAAAGTTTGTCTGAATCCCAAGGACCCGAACATCCACGcgtccgcccatctctactaacATCTGCTCTTATAGAATCTGCTTTGTATCAATAATGTCAGTAAAGTGACGACTTATTACATGATTCTACTGTGCGGTCACTGCGGCCAACGGCAGAGAAATCTTTTACAGAGGTCAGGGGTCATTTTCCGCCATCATACATATCCCACCACTGACCGATGTCATCTGCTCCACATGAGttattctcactgacatcacacaacatacaGCTGATTCTCGCACTTACCTTCTCTCCTTTCCCCCATTTCTTCATTGTCAGAGTTTTGTTGCTCTATTTCCTCGTGAGCTTCATTTTCTGATCAGAAAGTAAAAACAAACTCTTAGTAACAGAATACTCTTTTAGGATCTGCTACATAAATACAATTTCAGGTGTCAAGGTTTTTCTTATGGATTTCGGGTTTTAGCTTGGCCAATAGGCTCAATCCCATTAATCCCAACTTTCTGTTCATTCAGATCCCTGAATGACTAACCTAAGGCCGTGACAAAATGAAGGGTGGGGCAGCACTTCTGCTAGGAAAATGCTGAAGGTCGGGCACGGATCTCCGGCGCTCCCCTCTTTTATCCCCCTCTCCCTCTTTATTTACGAATACATACACCGATCACAGACTGTTCACAGGGAAGGAAACCTGTCCGTCCCCTGCTACGGTCCCCTGACTGGCCAGGTTTGCTAGCCAACTACCTGCAGAGCACTTGTGAGTACGTACAATGGCAAAAACAGAGAAAAAGATATTTTcccaccatttaaccccttcaggagGGGAAAAATAACAAATAGGGTAATGCCATGTGTTTCTTTCTTGAAGGTCCAGGGATCACCattacttttgctgaattggttctagtttttgaGATAATTGTTAAGAGTGCTtctcgtcctcctgggagatctggggttagaagatcactactTATTGTGAATTGCGTAAGTAAAGGGACGCCTTATTACACGATACTATTGTGCACGGACAGCAGAGGAATGTTATCATACAGAAGTCagcgatcattgtcagccatcatacatgcgacaatcccatcactgacagataaCATCTGCTCCAGATGAATGATCTGGTATTCTGGGAAAACTGTACAAAATTAGCGAAATGTATAGTCGtatgggcaacataattgggatccatgaaacatggacAGCATAGGAGACCAATGACAGAAAAATCATGTGGAAATATTTGAGATGAAGTCAACATTCTCCTTTGTAGTGCTATAGACATGTACATACCTGACAATGGGGGCGAGCATGGCAAACTGGTAATATCATCATCTCTAATAGATGCAGGaacagattctttctgcctgtttggaAGAAGAAAAACATGTAAATCACAAGTAAATGCAGTATAAAAGGGGTTACCTCAGTAGTTTAACACCAACTATAAGGCCTATTAGGACATATGAGAGTTATAGTGGCGAAGGTTTCCTGCTTAAATCTACCTTTTATAGAGCTGTACAAAAAACTACTACAAAGAATGGCTGGCATGTATTACTACATCTCCTACAGTGTGGGCAGCACTAAACGTGCATGACTGGCTGCAGTTATAGGATGTTACCTTCAGCAGTTTCTGAAGCCTAGTGACTGCTAATCATGGGGCGATGGATGCTGTAATTGATATTATGCTATTTATGTCCTATATTTGGAGTTGTACACATATATCAGCCTGGAGCTGCAAATAATGACCGTGTAGTCTACTCACATTTCTAAGATGTTTGTGCAGGATGTTTGTGTAAATTCTGCAGGTGACTTGGGATCCTCATTATTGATCCTGGTAGCGGTGGTACAAAGCTAAATGTGGACAACAAGAAGATATGAAATACTATTTTTCTTACTTTTAgatgtattttttttactattgttgtATTTGTTGTTCtcatacttactttagaaagccaTTCAGAAGAAGACGTAAAATTTTTGTACTTAAAGCTCtcattgtcctcctcatcctctgaTTCCAGATGTTTGTTTATATTATAGTGATCTACAAGACATAGGTAATGACGTATTATTAGAGGTTGTCAATATAACAGCCACCATTTATCCGTAATATTAATGGGAACCGATTGTCTCAAACTATGGTAGACGAGACAAGCAGCTGCTTAATCTAGATGACGTCTTCTGCTTACTGATAGAGAAGCTTGTGTCCACGTTTGATGCAACCTGAGGAACATAATCCGGCTTCTGACTTACAAGGTTGTCAAAGTCTAAGCCAGTCAGGAATGGATGACTCTTGATCTCAAATGTTCCTGctggaaaatacaaaacaaaaGTGTTGCGGATATTGTCAGAGACTCTTCCATATCTGAACTGTTTAACTTAATCTGAACTTATGACATTTCTGAGCAAACATGAAAGAAATGTACTAAAAGTCATATTATGAAGAATTAGAAATGGATGAGCTGATAGAGAAGTGCTGATTCTCATAGACATGAGCGATATGTCCTATGTGTAATAAGCAGAttgttacctgtcccaagtcttTGTTCAGGATTTTTTATCAGCAGGTCAGTGATGAGGCACTGAGCATCAAAGGGAGGAATGGGTTCACAATCCCAACgtaggtgtcctgttatatagaaaattacAGAAAATGAAACATCTTTATTGGACTGTAATATAAAGCTAAAGAAATAGGTGAACAAATGTAACCACCCAAAGCAATGATTGGATTATTCCACTTACCACCGACAATATTTTCTTTAATCTCGGTCCGGGTTTTCCCATCAAATGGTACAGATCCCACAAGGAATTGATGTAGTATGATCCCCATTGaccaccagtcaacaggtcttccatagcCTTTCCGCAGGATGACCTCTGGGGCTACATAACGTAGGGTACCGCAGACCTGGAAACCAACAGAAGAAAGAGATGAGATTTATCATTCCATTATAATGACAAGTTCTCACCATAAAAACACAATGACAGAAGATAAAATATCAGCGGAAAAGATCTCTAGAAAAGAAGAATGCAGAGAAGAAAGAGTGTGATGAGATTAGTAAAGAACAAGCTGCGTTTCTGTAAGTGATGCCGACCTCATGGTCCCGGAACTCTCTGCTGATCTCCTCTGCTGATTGATTGTAGATGTTGTTTtttggtatcatgacaccaagttttgaaAGACCAAAATCAGTAACTTTAATGtgtccagtagatgttatcaggaggctgtggAAGAAAAGATGGTTTTAGCCTTGCAGACTATATGGAAATAAATGATAACTTCAATATATCAAACTAGAGGGGGCACTTACTTCCTTGGCTTCAGGTCTCTGTGGACCACACCATAGCTGTGCAAGTATTCTACAGCAACAACcgcttctgcaaagtacaagcgggccaAGGGGACAGATAAAGGACCCCGGGTGTTTAATAGGGTCTGACAGTCTCCACctgtagaaaaaaagaaatatgaCGGGTGAGGGGTTAATAAAGCAGATCACCATGATGTACAATGGGAAGTGAGACGAGATATTTGGCAGGAGAGAATATATACAGATATAATTAATAGTGCACATAATATTAGACTAAAGCAGTGGTGAAATGTGGTCCATGTAACTAAGAACAAAGTGATATCACATCTTGTCCACAGCTGAAGATACTAACTATCTATCCATCCAtgcatctatttatccatctatccatccatccatgcatCTATTCATCCATCCATCTATGCATCTATCCATCCATGCatctattcatccatccatccatgcatctatctatctatctatctatccatccatccatgcatctatttatccatccatccatcgatgcatctatctatctatctatctatcgtctatctatctacctatctatttatctatctatccatcaatttatccatccatccatgcatctatctatctatct from Ranitomeya imitator isolate aRanImi1 chromosome 9, aRanImi1.pri, whole genome shotgun sequence encodes:
- the LOC138649524 gene encoding microtubule-associated serine/threonine-protein kinase 4-like, with protein sequence MADYLLDKHQVDALWGIVLNNFPDFELLPPDGVLSFTHRLVMGLVRDCLNKYHRGQLTSEYLSDLIQNIRTLLQQAETRFQNGDFSSIKEIVQKVLSVLEGPARSSERLETAEGDTEDGQNLHPEMIPDPNTSQRDLSSDLTTDPTVLAIPDSGIHEIPEIQEPAAGAIESLIPARMPHISDFKTSKLIGAGGFGSVYLARHKDLHQTFAMKKLTKGAGDGAYLERDILTFSDCSFVASMLCSFPSTSHLCMVMEYAEGGDCQTLLNTRGPLSVPLARLYFAEAVVAVEYLHSYGVVHRDLKPRNLLITSTGHIKVTDFGLSKLGVMIPKNNIYNQSAEEISREFRDHEVGITYRNAVCGTLRYVAPEVILRKGYGRPVDWWSMGIILHQFLVGSVPFDGKTRTEIKENIVGGHLRWDCEPIPPFDAQCLITDLLIKNPEQRLGTAGTFEIKSHPFLTGLDFDNLVSQKPDYVPQVASNVDTSFSINHYNINKHLESEDEEDNESFKYKNFTSSSEWLSKLCTTATRINNEDPKSPAEFTQTSCTNILEMQKESVPASIRDDDITSLPCSPPLSENEAHEEIEQQNSDNEEMGERREDTKQIL